A single region of the Thioalkalivibrio nitratireducens DSM 14787 genome encodes:
- a CDS encoding MFS transporter — MSREPASDTPMTALYETIAGDEDARVCSDIPEEACNAQPINFFVHLVSNTLSKVGDELASARLVLAWMLGALGAPAAFAGFLVPIRESGSLIPQLFVAAAIRRQPVRKWFWVLGSVGQGLAVALMAVVALTLEGAAAGWAILALLIVFALSRGVNSVASKDVLGKTIAKRRRGTVMGYAASAAGLATLGLGLYLTLANLEHAGVGLFAALLAAAAGVWWLSAAVFAGLHEHPGATEGGGNAVSEAIRSLGLLWRDRDFGHFVLTRALLMSTALALPFYVLLAEAATSGSFVTLGLLILATGLASAVSAPIWGRASDRSSRQVLIVSGLIAGLLGIVLATASWSGMAPALDGWVFAVFFFVLGVSHAGVRLGRKTYLVDMATQQTRAAFTAVSNTVIGVLLLVGGLFGLLAQLAGTEFAILLLALFSLAGAASAWRMREI; from the coding sequence ATGTCACGCGAACCTGCCTCCGACACGCCGATGACCGCGCTGTACGAGACCATCGCAGGCGATGAGGATGCCCGTGTCTGCAGCGACATCCCGGAAGAGGCGTGCAATGCCCAGCCGATCAACTTTTTCGTCCACCTGGTGTCCAATACGCTCAGCAAGGTCGGGGACGAGCTCGCCTCCGCACGCCTGGTGCTGGCGTGGATGCTGGGGGCGCTGGGTGCACCTGCAGCGTTCGCGGGCTTTCTGGTGCCGATCCGCGAGTCCGGATCGCTGATCCCGCAGCTGTTCGTTGCCGCGGCCATCCGGCGCCAGCCGGTGCGCAAGTGGTTCTGGGTGCTTGGCAGCGTCGGTCAGGGCCTGGCCGTTGCCCTGATGGCGGTCGTCGCGCTGACGCTGGAGGGTGCGGCCGCCGGCTGGGCCATCCTGGCGCTGCTAATCGTGTTCGCGCTGTCCCGGGGCGTGAACTCGGTGGCCTCCAAGGACGTGCTCGGGAAAACCATCGCGAAGCGGCGGCGTGGCACCGTGATGGGCTATGCGGCATCGGCAGCGGGCCTTGCGACGCTGGGCCTCGGCCTGTATCTGACCCTGGCGAATCTGGAGCATGCGGGAGTCGGGCTGTTTGCCGCGCTGCTCGCCGCCGCGGCCGGCGTGTGGTGGCTGTCGGCAGCGGTATTCGCCGGACTGCACGAACATCCGGGTGCCACCGAGGGTGGCGGCAACGCGGTCTCCGAGGCGATACGTTCGCTTGGCCTGCTCTGGAGGGATCGCGACTTCGGCCACTTCGTGCTGACCCGCGCGCTGCTGATGAGCACTGCGCTGGCCCTGCCTTTCTACGTACTGCTCGCCGAGGCGGCGACCTCGGGCAGCTTCGTGACCCTCGGCCTGCTGATCCTCGCGACCGGACTGGCCTCGGCGGTCAGCGCCCCGATCTGGGGTCGCGCGTCCGACCGCTCATCGCGCCAAGTGCTGATCGTGTCCGGCCTGATCGCCGGACTGCTCGGGATCGTGCTGGCCACCGCGAGCTGGAGCGGAATGGCGCCGGCGCTCGATGGCTGGGTCTTCGCGGTGTTCTTTTTCGTACTCGGTGTGAGTCACGCGGGGGTACGCCTGGGCCGCAAGACGTATCTGGTCGACATGGCCACCCAGCAGACCCGTGCCGCGTTCACTGCGGTCAGCAATACCGTAATCGGCGTGCTATTGCTGGTCGGCGGCCTGTTCGGGCTGCTGGCGCAACTGGCCGGCACCGAGTTTGCAATCCTGCTACTGGCCCTGTTCAGCCTTGCCGGCGCCGCAAGCGCCTGGCGCATGCGGGAGATCTGA
- a CDS encoding protein-L-isoaspartate O-methyltransferase family protein, with the protein MDFTLARVNMVEQQVRPWDVLDMRVLDVMESLPRETFVPAGREGLAYADTEIPLGHGESMLAPRVVGRLLQALAPGDSETALEIGTGSGFVTACLARLAAQVDSVERVDEFRLAARARLEALGIGNASLRTATASPGWTPPRNRYDVISVNGAMTDYDPFLQSSLSLGGRLFVVVGRPPVMHARLVIRVAEDSYRTETLFETRLKPLLGFEPRPEFVF; encoded by the coding sequence ATGGATTTCACCCTGGCGCGCGTGAACATGGTGGAGCAGCAGGTTCGCCCCTGGGATGTGCTCGACATGCGCGTCCTCGACGTCATGGAATCGTTGCCCAGGGAAACGTTCGTGCCCGCGGGCCGCGAGGGTTTGGCGTATGCGGATACCGAGATCCCGCTGGGTCACGGCGAGTCGATGCTGGCCCCGAGAGTGGTCGGGCGCTTGCTGCAGGCGCTGGCCCCCGGGGACAGCGAAACCGCGCTGGAGATTGGCACCGGCTCCGGTTTTGTCACCGCCTGCCTCGCGCGGCTCGCGGCGCAGGTCGACAGCGTCGAGCGCGTGGACGAATTCCGCCTGGCGGCCCGTGCGCGGTTGGAAGCACTCGGGATCGGCAATGCCTCTCTGCGAACCGCGACGGCGTCACCCGGCTGGACACCGCCGCGAAACCGCTACGACGTGATCAGCGTCAACGGGGCGATGACGGACTACGACCCGTTCCTGCAGTCGAGCCTGAGCCTGGGCGGGCGCCTGTTCGTGGTGGTGGGCCGCCCGCCGGTGATGCACGCCCGGTTGGTGATCCGGGTCGCGGAGGACAGCTACCGCACCGAGACGCTGTTCGAGACCCGGCTGAAACCGCTGCTGGGCTTCGAACCGCGCCCCGAGTTCGTCTTCTGA
- the metA gene encoding homoserine O-succinyltransferase MetA, producing MPLVAHSNLPTFERLRKEGGTVLPNDYALHQDIRALHIGLLNMMPDAALAATERQFFRLVGESNQIAQFYMHPFTLAELPRGPGGQAHVERYYETFDTIQREGLDALIITGANVSQPDLALEPFWEPLAEVVEWAWKNVTSTLCSCLTTHAVMQSRYGERRRHRGAKLWGVFDHRVVDRTHPLVAGVNTRFDVPHSRFNDVSREQFDRHRLKVLVESERAGVHLAVSEDGFRLVFFQGHPEYDSISLLKEYKREVLRFVNGEREEFPPLPERYLSPQAAAILEEHRERVEQARQRRVPAPELPEPLLVGRLDNTWHDSALAVVNNWIGNVYQFTNHDRRIPFRPGVDPNAPLNWSR from the coding sequence ATGCCGCTGGTTGCCCACTCCAACCTGCCGACCTTCGAACGCCTGCGCAAGGAAGGCGGTACCGTGTTACCCAACGACTACGCGCTGCACCAGGACATCCGCGCGCTGCACATCGGCCTGCTCAACATGATGCCCGATGCCGCGCTGGCCGCCACCGAACGCCAGTTCTTCCGCCTAGTCGGCGAGAGCAACCAGATCGCGCAGTTCTACATGCATCCCTTCACGCTGGCCGAACTGCCGCGTGGCCCGGGGGGGCAGGCCCATGTCGAGCGGTACTACGAAACGTTCGACACCATCCAGCGCGAGGGCCTCGATGCGCTGATCATCACCGGGGCGAACGTGAGTCAGCCCGACCTGGCGCTGGAGCCGTTCTGGGAACCGCTCGCAGAGGTGGTCGAATGGGCCTGGAAGAACGTCACCTCCACGCTGTGCTCGTGCCTAACCACCCATGCAGTGATGCAGTCGCGCTACGGAGAGCGCCGCCGGCACCGGGGCGCGAAGCTCTGGGGGGTGTTCGACCATCGGGTGGTCGACCGCACGCATCCGCTGGTGGCCGGCGTGAACACCCGCTTCGACGTGCCCCACTCGCGCTTCAACGACGTATCCCGCGAGCAGTTCGATCGCCACCGGTTGAAAGTGCTGGTCGAAAGCGAGCGAGCCGGCGTGCACCTCGCGGTGTCGGAGGACGGGTTCCGGCTGGTGTTCTTCCAGGGGCACCCGGAATACGACAGCATCAGCCTGCTGAAAGAGTACAAGCGCGAGGTACTGCGTTTCGTAAACGGCGAGCGCGAGGAATTCCCGCCGCTGCCCGAGCGCTACCTGTCACCGCAGGCCGCGGCGATCCTGGAGGAACACCGCGAACGCGTCGAGCAGGCCCGGCAACGGCGCGTGCCGGCACCCGAATTGCCAGAACCGCTGCTGGTGGGCCGACTCGACAACACCTGGCACGATAGCGCGCTCGCAGTGGTCAACAACTGGATCGGCAACGTCTACCAGTTTACGAACCACGACCGCCGCATTCCTTTCCGGCCCGGCGTCGACCCCAACGCGCCCCTGAACTGGAGCCGCTGA
- a CDS encoding TolC family outer membrane protein, protein MKMLRALCATAVFAATWALPAQAEDLLQVFEHAQMEDAQLRAAEAQYRAVLEARPIARSTLLPQLSADAELGAFYSDPDGSSSIDGSSHSIGLNLNQSLFDQRNRIGVRQADLQISSAAAELDAARQDLILRVAEAYFGVLVARETLEFRRAEREAISRQLEQTQRRFEVGLIAITDVKEAQAQFDIASAEQIAAENALNLAREQLAVITNRYYDQLAALGEHLDMPSPDPMDPQDWVSAALENNQELNAQRLSAEVAREQIGRQRAEGLPTLGLGASVSDTGYSGVNSVPGGQFNDRTDAQIGLRLDVPLYTGGRVSAITREAREQFEAAQETVVFTQRQTVQNTRNSYLSVIANASRARALAQALQSTQAAFESAQAGFEVGTRTQVDVLLALREVFRAERDYAEARYGYLLETLRLQRAVGSLSLADLQRINAFLE, encoded by the coding sequence ATGAAAATGCTTCGCGCCCTGTGCGCCACCGCCGTGTTCGCCGCCACCTGGGCGTTGCCCGCCCAGGCCGAGGACCTGCTGCAGGTATTCGAGCACGCCCAGATGGAGGACGCCCAGCTGCGGGCGGCCGAGGCCCAGTACCGGGCGGTGCTCGAGGCAAGACCGATCGCACGCTCGACGCTGCTGCCGCAGCTCTCGGCCGACGCCGAACTCGGTGCGTTCTACTCCGACCCGGACGGCAGCAGCAGCATCGACGGTTCCAGCCACAGCATCGGGCTGAACCTGAACCAGAGCCTGTTCGACCAGCGAAACCGGATCGGCGTGCGCCAGGCGGACCTGCAGATCTCCAGTGCCGCGGCCGAACTCGATGCCGCCCGGCAGGATCTGATCCTGCGCGTCGCCGAAGCCTATTTCGGCGTCCTGGTCGCCCGGGAGACGCTGGAGTTCCGCAGGGCCGAGCGCGAGGCCATCAGCCGGCAGCTCGAGCAGACCCAGCGGCGCTTTGAGGTCGGGCTGATCGCGATCACCGACGTGAAGGAAGCGCAGGCGCAGTTTGACATTGCGTCTGCCGAGCAGATCGCGGCCGAGAACGCGCTCAACCTCGCGCGCGAACAGCTCGCAGTGATCACCAACCGCTATTACGACCAACTCGCCGCCCTGGGAGAACACCTCGACATGCCCTCGCCGGACCCTATGGATCCCCAGGACTGGGTCTCGGCGGCGCTCGAGAATAACCAGGAGCTGAACGCACAGCGCCTGAGTGCCGAGGTCGCCCGCGAACAGATCGGGCGCCAGCGCGCGGAGGGGCTGCCGACACTGGGGCTGGGGGCCTCGGTCAGCGACACCGGCTATTCCGGGGTGAACTCGGTGCCCGGAGGGCAGTTCAACGACCGCACCGACGCCCAGATCGGGCTGCGGCTGGACGTGCCCCTGTACACCGGCGGGCGCGTCAGCGCGATCACCCGCGAAGCTCGGGAGCAGTTCGAGGCAGCGCAGGAGACGGTGGTGTTTACCCAGCGCCAGACGGTACAGAACACCCGGAACAGCTACCTTTCGGTGATCGCGAACGCATCCAGGGCGCGGGCGCTGGCTCAGGCGCTGCAATCCACGCAGGCAGCATTCGAATCGGCCCAGGCCGGCTTCGAGGTCGGCACGCGCACCCAGGTCGACGTGTTGCTGGCCCTGCGCGAGGTCTTCAGGGCCGAGCGCGATTATGCCGAGGCCCGCTATGGCTACCTGCTCGAGACCTTGCGCCTGCAGCGCGCGGTCGGGAGCCTCAGCCTCGCCGACCTGCAGCGCATCAATGCCTTCCTGGAATAA